A single Triticum dicoccoides isolate Atlit2015 ecotype Zavitan chromosome 2A, WEW_v2.0, whole genome shotgun sequence DNA region contains:
- the LOC119353612 gene encoding calcium/calmodulin-dependent serine/threonine-protein kinase 1, protein MGLCHGKPSRIPEPKAEEEPRVASGTGDAAGAASPAQAAAAAKPGTPKQPKFPFYLPSPLPASSYKGSPANSSVASTPARGGFKRPFPPPSPAKHIRALLARRHGSVKPNEASIPEGGEPELGLDKSFGFSKHFFAKYELGEEVGRGHFGYTCAAKAKKGEHKGQDVAVKVIPKAKMTTAIAIEDVRREVRILSSLTGHSNLVQFYDAFEDEDNVYIVMELCKGGELLDKILARGGKYSEEDAKVVMLQILSVVSFCHLQGVVHRDLKPENFLFSSKEENSPLKVIDFGLSDFVKPDERLNDIVGSAYYVAPEVLHRSYGTEGDMWSIGVIAYILLCGSRPFWARTESGIFRAVLKAEPSFDEAPWPTLSAEAKDFVKRLLNKDYRKRMTASQALSHPWIRDAQQVKIPLDMIIYKLIRAYISSSSLRKSALRALAKTLTENQLFYLKEQFELLGPNKSGLISLQNLKSALVKNSTDAMKDSRVIDFVNTVCTLQYRKLDFEEFAASAISVYQMEALETWEQHARRAYELFDKEGNRPIVIEELASELGLGPSVPLHVVLQDWIRHADGKLSFLGFIKLLHGVSSRSIPKA, encoded by the exons ATGGGTCTCTGTCACGGAAAGCCCTCGCGAATCCCGGAGCCCAAGGCGGAGGAGGAGCCGCGTGTGGCCTCCGGGACCGGCGATGCCGCCGGTGCCGCCTCGCCGGCGCAGGCGGCCGCCGCGGCGAAGCCGGGCACGCCGAAGCAGCCCAAGTTCCCCTTCTACCTGCCGAGCCCGCTCCCGGCGTCCAGCTACAAGGGCTCGCCGGCCAACTCGAGCGTGGCGTCCACGCCGGCCCGCGGCGGGTTCAAGCGGCCcttcccgccgccgtcgccggccaaGCACATCCGCGCGCTCCTGGCGCGGCGGCACGGCTCCGTCAAGCCCAACGAGGCGTCCATCCCCGAGGGCGGCGAGCCGGAGCTGGGCCTCGACAAGAGCTTCGGCTTCTCCAAGCACTTCTTCGCCAAGTACGAGCTCGGCGAGGAGGTCGGCCGCGGCCACTTCGGCTACACCTGCGCTGCCAAGGCCAAGAAGGGCGAGCACAAGGGCCAGGACGTCGCCGTCAAGGTCATCCCCAAGGCCAAG ATGACAACAGCCATAGCAATTGAAGATGTCAGAAGAGAAGTGAGGATATTGAGCTCTCTGACAGGCCACAGCAACCTAGTGCAGTTCTATGATGCTTTTGAAGATGAAGACAACGTGTATATAGTTATGGA ATTGTGTAAAGGAGGCGAACTACTTGATAAGATATTGGCGAG AGGTGGAAAGTATTCTGAAGAGGATGCAAAGGTTGTTATGCTGCAAATTTTGAGTGTAGTATCATTTtgccatcttcaaggtgttgttcaTCGGGATCTGAAACCAGAG AATTTTCTATTCTCATCGAAGGAGGAAAACTCACCCTTGAAGGTCATAGACTTTGGCTTGTCTGACTTTGTAAAGCCAG ATGAAAGGCTCAACGACATTGTTGGAAGTGCGTATTATGTTGCTCCCGAGGTGCTTCATCGATCTTATGGCACGGAGGGAGATATGTGGAGCATTGGAGTAATTGCCTACATTTTGCTTTGTGGGAGCCGACCTTTCTGGGCACGCACAGAATCAGGAATATTCCGAGCTGTCCTTAAGGCAGAACCAAGTTTTGATGAGGCCCCATGGCCTACTCTCTCTGCGGAAGCCAAAGACTTTGTAAAAAGGTTGCTTAATAAGGATTACCGCAAGAGGATGACTGCCTCACAAGCTCTGA GTCACCCATGGATCCGTGATGCACAACAAGTCAAAATTCCTTTAGATATGATAATCTACAAGCTTATCCGAGCTTATATCAGTTCATCTTCACTGCGGAAGTCTGCTTTGAGG GCCCTAGCTAAGACATTGACAGAAAATCAACTCTTTTATCTAAAAGAGCAGTTTGAATTGTTGGGTCCAAACAAGAGTGGTTTAATCTCCTTGCAAAATTTGAAATCG GCTCTGGTGAAGAATTCTACGGATGCAATGAAGGATTCCAGGGTTATTGACTTTGTTAACACG GTATGCACCCTTCAGTACAGAAAATTGGATTTTGAAGAGTTCGCCGCTTCCGCCATCAGCGTATACCAGATGGAAGCTCTGGAGACCTGGGAACAGCATGCTCGGCGCGCGTACGAGCTGTTCGACAAGGAGGGCAACCGGCCTATCGTGATCGAAGAACTTGCGTCG GAACTCGGCCTCGGCCCGTCGGTGCCCCTCCACGTCGTCCTCCAGGACTGGATCAGGCACGCCGACGGGAAGCTCAGCTTCCTCGGGTTCATAAAGCTCTTGCACGGTGTTTCTTCCCGGTCGATCCCGAAAGCCTGA
- the LOC119353613 gene encoding uncharacterized protein LOC119353613: MARKKVPLRYIGNSTQRHTYVTRRNSLMKKAGELGILCNTKICMLVYDEGAASPDVYPSHMEAVAILNRYKNMPDMSRFKKEIRKSLAERIANTSGQPPIFQLQAQYVTGGVDMGPPSMDQVPPQQEGWQPEVFQAQAPRVTSNVDMGYLPTYQVPPQQQQGWQPQVFRPQAPYVIGNVDMGPPQMYHVPLQQHGWQPPTFQPQASYRSEGASALLYNANGTGGHDGAGTSSSVGFPMDDLMQFFNNMRSGLK; the protein is encoded by the exons ATGGCCCGCAAGAAGGTGCCCCTCCGCTACATTGGCAACTCAACACAGCGCCATACTTATGTGACGCGCCGCaacagcctgatgaagaaggcgggCGAGTTGGGCATCCTGTGCAACACCAAGATCTGCATGCTGGTGTATGATGAGGGTGCCGCGTCGCCGGACGTTTACCCATCCCACATGGAGGCGGTGGCTATCCTGAATAGGTACAAGAACATGCCGGACATGTCGCGGTTCAAGAAG GAGATCCGCAAGAGCCTCGCAGAGCGCATAGCAAATACCAGCGGGCAGCCGCCGATCTTCCAGCTCCAAGCGCAATACGTCACCGGCGGTGTCGACATGGGGCCTCCGTCGATGGACCAGGTGCCGCCACAGCAGGAGGGCTGGCAGCCAGAGGTCTTCCAGGCCCAGGCACCACGGGTCACGAGCAACGTCGACATGGGGTATCTGCCAACATATCAGGTTCCGCCTCAACAGCAACAAGGCTGGCAGCCACAGGTCTTTCGGCCCCAGGCGCCATACGTCATCGGCAATGTCGACATGGGGCCTCCGCAGATGTATCATGTGCCGCTGCAGCAGCACGGCTGGCAGCCACCGACCTTCCAGCCCCAGGCGTCATAT AGGTCCGAGGGGGCCAGCGCATTGCTCTACAATGCTAACGGTACTGGTGGCCACGACGGCGCCGGTACTAGCTCTAGCGTCGGCTTCCCCATGGATGATCTGATGCAGTTCTTCAACAATATGAGATCCGGGTTGAAGTGA